The Streptomyces sp. NBC_01689 genome includes a window with the following:
- a CDS encoding toxin-antitoxin system, toxin component, with the protein MRRLCGELVAELSFPAPAEPATLYAALCDAMSRRRGRPVRFRTAAFPPGTASGLWLDMAEQDLVVIEERTAPDHQLVILGHELWHMTAGHCGHHVEGAAVAARLLSDDADLRATVLKVAARTRFDLADEKEAESFGLLLASKCRTWLAGSPLRGPVSRDGLAGRIEASLGCRGPKA; encoded by the coding sequence ATGCGCCGGCTGTGCGGCGAGCTGGTGGCGGAGCTCTCGTTCCCGGCACCGGCGGAGCCCGCCACGCTGTACGCCGCCCTGTGCGACGCCATGAGCCGGCGGCGCGGTCGTCCCGTCCGGTTCCGCACCGCCGCGTTCCCGCCCGGCACCGCCAGCGGGCTGTGGCTCGACATGGCCGAGCAGGACCTGGTGGTCATCGAGGAACGCACCGCCCCCGACCACCAGTTGGTGATCCTCGGCCACGAGCTGTGGCACATGACGGCCGGGCACTGCGGCCATCATGTCGAGGGTGCTGCCGTGGCCGCCCGGCTGCTCAGTGACGACGCGGACCTGCGGGCGACCGTCCTGAAGGTCGCCGCACGCACCCGGTTCGATCTCGCCGACGAGAAGGAGGCCGAGAGCTTCGGCCTGCTGCTCGCCAGCAAGTGCCGTACGTGGCTGGCCGGTTCGCCGTTGCGCGGACCGGTGAGCCGGGACGGTCTGGCCGGCCGGATCGAGGCGTCCCTCGGCTGTCGCGGGCCGAAGGCCTGA
- a CDS encoding MAB_1171c family putative transporter yields the protein MDGSSYYVPAVAMGVALAVKAPSLVRGRRDPLLRSVGALLALTCLVFLFAAPPTIREVNDLTGIPNVSAPLVYCLLTAFSASCLVLIIYWRGGPAEVTRRLSRRWIAGYGVVSAVLVVLYLIGDCREERLRDFDTYYANTPFVREMIVLYLAALTVAGVAMNIMCWRWALQVSGWLRAGLLTIACGFLFNVPYSALKFIAVGARWNGTDLDGLSTDVAPVLASAGAQVSAVGFLLPLACQRAGDSWCTWSTYRRLGPLWRELRPVSAHEDRAVRISWWSPGELRVTQRESDIHDGMLSLYPYFDSEARALAYDAALAAGSEPVQAQAEADAAMVTVAVRARAADPEGRVISAAEAATAPAGPGSAYAYTDGPRDLVRMSMALRQSPVVAAARGRAAARSESDFHEQSR from the coding sequence ATGGACGGATCCAGCTACTACGTCCCGGCGGTCGCGATGGGCGTCGCCCTCGCCGTGAAAGCGCCGTCCCTCGTCCGCGGCAGGCGCGACCCGCTGCTGAGGTCCGTGGGCGCCCTGCTGGCGCTGACCTGTCTGGTCTTCCTGTTCGCGGCGCCCCCGACCATCCGCGAGGTCAACGACCTCACGGGGATCCCCAACGTCTCGGCGCCCCTGGTCTACTGTCTGCTGACCGCCTTCAGCGCCTCCTGTCTGGTGCTCATCATCTACTGGCGCGGCGGCCCCGCCGAGGTGACCCGGCGCCTCTCCCGCCGCTGGATCGCCGGATACGGCGTGGTGAGCGCGGTACTGGTGGTGCTCTACCTGATCGGGGACTGCCGCGAGGAGCGGCTGCGGGACTTCGACACCTACTACGCCAACACTCCGTTCGTCCGCGAGATGATCGTGCTCTACCTCGCGGCGCTGACCGTCGCGGGCGTCGCGATGAACATCATGTGCTGGCGCTGGGCGCTGCAGGTGAGCGGCTGGCTGCGGGCCGGACTCCTGACCATCGCGTGCGGCTTCCTCTTCAACGTCCCCTATTCGGCACTGAAGTTCATCGCCGTGGGCGCCCGCTGGAACGGCACCGACCTGGACGGTCTCAGCACGGACGTGGCACCCGTGCTTGCCTCGGCCGGGGCTCAGGTCAGCGCGGTCGGCTTCCTGCTCCCGCTGGCCTGCCAGCGTGCCGGGGACAGCTGGTGCACCTGGTCGACGTACCGCCGGCTCGGTCCGCTGTGGCGCGAGCTGCGGCCGGTCTCGGCCCACGAGGACCGCGCCGTGCGGATCTCCTGGTGGTCCCCCGGCGAACTGCGGGTCACCCAGCGGGAGTCCGACATCCACGACGGCATGCTCAGCCTCTACCCCTACTTCGACTCCGAGGCGCGCGCCCTCGCCTACGACGCGGCGCTGGCGGCGGGCTCCGAGCCCGTGCAGGCGCAGGCCGAGGCGGACGCGGCGATGGTCACGGTGGCGGTACGGGCCAGGGCGGCCGACCCGGAGGGCCGGGTCATCAGCGCGGCGGAGGCGGCCACCGCCCCCGCCGGACCCGGGTCCGCGTACGCCTACACCGACGGTCCGCGCGACCTGGTGCGGATGTCGATGGCCCTGCGTCAGTCCCCCGTCGTCGCGGCCGCCCGAGGGCGCGCCGCGGCCAGGTCAGAGAGCGACTTCCATGAGCAATCCCGCTAG
- a CDS encoding FAD-dependent monooxygenase produces the protein MSNPASAPRGVAADGRAPVPGRAVVIGAGPAGLLAAAALQAYADVTVVERDVLPAGPGPRKGIPQARHAHPLWSGGARAMEELVPGVTAAWLAAGARRIALPTGLVTLSSRGWLRRWPETEFMISCSRDLLDAVLREQVARSGRVTVLDSTELLGLEGDASRVKGVRVRTSDGAERVLDVDLVVDAAGRGSRSSAWLDVLGVPPAPMDEIDSGLAFASRVFRAPAGAGDFPVVMVRPDPAQPVPGRSATVVPLEGERWLVTLSGTRGGQPTAAAEEFELFARSLRHPLVGELVAHTEPLTDVVLTRSTINRRRLFEKVRDWPEGFVALGDSVATFNPVHGHGMSVAAQGALALRGQVAEYGVTAPGLARRAQRAVALPVAAAWELARATDLRHPEAIGEQAGVARTLFGRYVERVTRTAAGHPLAAKALLSVTTLSAPLTALVGPEVLLAVLRGPRHPALTEPPLTPDERSAVFDAPEPSVTPATG, from the coding sequence ATGAGCAATCCCGCTAGCGCCCCCCGGGGCGTGGCAGCAGACGGCCGTGCCCCGGTTCCCGGCCGGGCCGTCGTCATCGGTGCCGGGCCGGCCGGCCTGCTGGCCGCCGCGGCCCTGCAGGCGTACGCCGACGTCACCGTCGTCGAGCGCGACGTCCTGCCCGCGGGGCCCGGGCCGCGCAAGGGGATACCACAGGCCCGGCACGCGCATCCCCTGTGGTCGGGCGGAGCCCGCGCCATGGAGGAACTCGTCCCCGGTGTGACCGCCGCCTGGCTGGCCGCGGGTGCCCGCCGGATCGCGCTGCCGACCGGACTGGTGACCCTCTCGTCGCGGGGCTGGCTGCGGCGCTGGCCCGAGACGGAGTTCATGATCTCGTGCAGCCGTGATCTGCTCGACGCGGTGCTGCGCGAACAGGTCGCGCGTTCCGGGCGGGTGACGGTCCTGGACTCCACGGAACTGCTCGGTCTCGAGGGAGACGCCTCGCGGGTGAAGGGCGTGCGGGTACGGACGTCCGACGGCGCGGAGCGGGTCCTCGACGTCGATCTGGTGGTGGACGCCGCGGGACGCGGTTCGCGCTCCAGCGCGTGGCTCGACGTGCTCGGTGTACCGCCGGCGCCGATGGACGAGATCGACTCCGGACTCGCCTTCGCCAGCCGGGTGTTCCGGGCACCGGCCGGCGCCGGGGACTTCCCGGTGGTCATGGTGCGGCCCGACCCGGCGCAGCCCGTGCCGGGACGGTCCGCGACCGTGGTCCCCCTGGAGGGCGAACGCTGGCTGGTGACGCTCTCGGGCACCCGTGGCGGACAACCGACCGCGGCCGCCGAGGAGTTCGAGCTGTTCGCGCGCAGCCTGAGGCATCCCCTGGTCGGGGAGCTGGTCGCGCACACCGAGCCGTTGACGGACGTCGTGCTCACCCGCAGCACGATCAACCGCCGGCGTCTCTTCGAGAAGGTACGGGACTGGCCCGAGGGGTTCGTCGCTCTCGGCGACTCCGTCGCCACGTTCAACCCGGTCCACGGACACGGGATGTCGGTGGCCGCCCAGGGTGCGCTGGCGCTGCGCGGACAGGTGGCCGAGTACGGGGTCACGGCACCGGGGCTCGCGCGGCGGGCACAGCGCGCGGTGGCCCTGCCGGTGGCGGCGGCCTGGGAACTGGCCAGGGCCACGGACCTCCGCCACCCCGAGGCGATCGGCGAACAGGCGGGCGTCGCGCGGACGTTGTTCGGCCGCTACGTGGAGCGGGTGACGCGGACCGCGGCCGGACATCCGCTCGCCGCCAAGGCCCTCCTCTCCGTGACCACCCTCTCGGCGCCGCTGACCGCCCTCGTGGGACCCGAGGTGCTCCTCGCGGTGCTGCGAGGTCCACGGCATCCCGCGCTGACCGAGCCTCCGCTCACGCCCGACGAGCGCTCCGCGGTGTTCGACGCGCCGGAGCCGTCGGTGACCCCGGCCACGGGCTGA
- a CDS encoding alpha/beta fold hydrolase: MVDVPPRRPGRNPRLRSVGDAELCLRHDVVHGYRRAYRVAGEGPALVLIHGIGDSSATWADLIPDLARTHTVIAPDLLGHGESDKPRADYSVAAYANGVRDLLTTLDIESATLVGHSLGGGVAMQFAYQFPDRTERLILVSAGGVGNEVNPVLRAVSLPGADLLLAALRLPGMRFQVGLFLRLMRLLDTDIGQDAPELLNLVDALPDATSRSAFIRTLRAVVDWRGQSVTMLDRCYLTEGMPTMLLWGDRDSVVPVRHAYGAHRAMPGSRLEIFEGAGHFPFHSDPARFLGLVEEFTSTTRPADWSREHWRELLRVGRPGTTVGQPDTAHNRRVERDLREASERSAT; this comes from the coding sequence GTGGTCGACGTACCGCCTCGGCGTCCGGGACGAAACCCGCGACTGCGCTCGGTGGGCGACGCTGAACTGTGCCTGCGGCACGACGTCGTGCACGGCTACCGGCGTGCCTACCGCGTCGCGGGCGAGGGGCCCGCGCTGGTCCTGATCCACGGCATCGGCGACTCGTCGGCGACCTGGGCCGACCTGATCCCCGACCTCGCCCGCACCCACACCGTGATCGCGCCCGACCTGCTGGGCCACGGGGAGTCCGACAAGCCGCGCGCCGACTACTCGGTGGCCGCGTACGCCAACGGGGTCCGCGACCTGCTGACCACGCTCGACATCGAGTCGGCGACCCTGGTCGGTCACTCGCTCGGCGGAGGCGTCGCGATGCAGTTCGCGTACCAGTTCCCCGACCGTACGGAACGGCTGATCCTGGTCAGCGCCGGGGGTGTCGGCAACGAGGTCAACCCGGTGCTGCGGGCCGTCTCGCTGCCGGGCGCCGATCTCCTGCTGGCCGCCCTGCGGCTGCCCGGCATGAGGTTCCAAGTGGGCCTGTTCCTCCGCCTGATGAGGCTTCTGGACACCGACATCGGCCAGGACGCGCCGGAACTGCTGAACCTCGTGGACGCCCTGCCCGACGCGACCTCCCGCAGCGCGTTCATCCGCACCCTGCGCGCCGTGGTCGACTGGCGCGGCCAGTCGGTGACCATGCTCGACCGCTGCTACCTCACCGAGGGCATGCCGACGATGCTGCTGTGGGGAGACCGGGACAGCGTGGTGCCCGTGCGGCACGCGTACGGGGCGCACCGGGCGATGCCCGGCAGCAGGCTGGAGATCTTCGAGGGCGCGGGCCACTTTCCGTTCCACAGCGACCCCGCGCGCTTCCTCGGCCTCGTCGAGGAGTTCACCAGCACCACCAGACCGGCGGACTGGAGCCGCGAACACTGGCGGGAACTGCTGCGGGTCGGCCGTCCCGGCACGACGGTGGGGCAGCCGGACACGGCGCACAACCGGCGGGTGGAACGGGACCTGCGGGAGGCGAGCGAACGCAGCGCGACGTGA
- a CDS encoding 4'-phosphopantetheinyl transferase family protein, with product MIEELLPDSVVSVEALGDDAARGARLYPEEEALAVSFVPKRRNEFAAVRGCARQAMEKLGVAPRAIPRGDSGAPVWPAGLIGSMTHCEGYCAASLARAGDLASLGIDAEPHQELPEDVIVSVALSTEHVRLRRLAERDPSVHWDRLLFSAKESVYKAWFPLMGQWLDFLEADIDLFEDGGPAPHGAGAGAFAPGETPVGGWVSRGSVSRGPVGGKSVRGNPLAGPVSGGPERSGGFRAALLVPGPVVGGHRIQSFDGRWTLRRGLLATAVTVPHAGPGVA from the coding sequence GTGATCGAGGAGCTGCTCCCGGACTCGGTCGTGAGCGTGGAGGCGCTGGGTGACGACGCCGCCCGGGGCGCGCGGCTGTATCCTGAGGAAGAGGCGCTCGCGGTGTCGTTCGTACCCAAACGGCGCAATGAGTTCGCCGCCGTGCGGGGCTGCGCACGGCAGGCCATGGAGAAGCTCGGGGTGGCCCCGCGCGCCATTCCGCGCGGGGACAGCGGCGCGCCGGTCTGGCCGGCCGGGCTGATCGGCAGCATGACGCACTGCGAGGGCTACTGCGCCGCGTCCCTCGCCCGCGCCGGTGACCTGGCCTCGCTGGGCATCGACGCCGAACCGCACCAGGAACTGCCCGAGGACGTCATCGTCTCTGTGGCGCTTTCCACCGAGCACGTCCGTCTGCGGCGGCTGGCGGAGCGGGACCCCTCCGTGCACTGGGACCGGCTGCTCTTCAGCGCCAAGGAGTCCGTCTACAAGGCCTGGTTCCCCCTGATGGGGCAGTGGCTGGACTTCCTGGAGGCGGACATCGACCTCTTCGAGGACGGCGGTCCGGCGCCGCACGGCGCCGGCGCGGGGGCCTTCGCACCGGGGGAGACCCCTGTCGGGGGCTGGGTCTCCCGGGGCTCCGTGTCCCGCGGACCGGTGGGCGGGAAGTCCGTGCGGGGCAACCCCCTGGCCGGTCCCGTCTCGGGCGGTCCCGAACGGTCCGGCGGATTCCGGGCGGCGCTCCTGGTACCGGGACCGGTGGTCGGCGGGCACCGGATCCAGTCCTTCGACGGGCGCTGGACCCTTCGCCGGGGCCTGCTGGCGACGGCCGTCACCGTGCCGCACGCCGGGCCGGGCGTGGCCTAG
- a CDS encoding metallophosphoesterase family protein, translating into MRSTAGGHGNLLAISDLHIGYPENRALVEAMRPSTDDDWLLVAGDVSETVADIRWALETLAGRFRRVVWVPGNHELWTHPKDTVTLRGVERYEHLVALCRELGVTTPEDPYPVWDGPGGPVVVAPLFLLYDYSFLPPGCATKDEGLAYAEKTGVICTDEYTLHPDPYPSREAWCRARVAETERRLAELPEDLPTVLVNHYPLDRHPTDVLRYPEFAMWCGTGLTADWHRRFRVEVMVYGHLHIPRTTHLEGVRFEEVSVGYPREWRPRPGPPGTLRRILPMEVGTGDRGAAPGLGRERGGAG; encoded by the coding sequence GTGCGGTCGACGGCCGGCGGACACGGGAACCTGCTGGCCATCAGCGACCTGCACATCGGGTATCCGGAGAACCGCGCCCTGGTCGAGGCGATGCGCCCCTCGACGGACGACGACTGGCTCCTGGTCGCCGGTGACGTCTCGGAGACCGTGGCCGACATCCGCTGGGCCCTCGAAACGCTCGCCGGACGCTTCCGCAGGGTCGTCTGGGTGCCCGGCAACCACGAGCTGTGGACCCATCCCAAGGACACGGTGACGCTGCGCGGGGTGGAGCGCTACGAGCATCTCGTCGCCCTCTGCCGCGAGCTCGGCGTCACGACCCCCGAGGACCCCTACCCCGTCTGGGACGGACCGGGCGGCCCCGTCGTCGTCGCGCCGCTCTTCCTGCTCTACGACTACTCGTTCCTGCCGCCGGGCTGCGCGACCAAGGACGAGGGCCTGGCGTACGCGGAGAAGACCGGGGTGATCTGCACCGACGAGTACACCCTGCACCCCGACCCCTACCCGAGCCGCGAGGCCTGGTGCCGGGCGCGGGTCGCCGAGACGGAGCGCAGGCTCGCCGAGCTCCCCGAGGACCTGCCCACCGTGCTGGTCAACCACTACCCGCTCGACCGCCACCCGACCGACGTCCTGCGCTACCCCGAGTTCGCGATGTGGTGCGGCACCGGACTGACCGCCGACTGGCACCGCCGGTTCCGCGTCGAGGTCATGGTCTACGGACATCTCCACATCCCGCGGACCACCCACCTCGAAGGGGTCCGCTTCGAGGAGGTCTCGGTGGGCTACCCCCGGGAGTGGCGTCCCCGCCCGGGGCCGCCGGGAACACTGCGCCGCATACTGCCGATGGAGGTCGGAACCGGTGATCGAGGAGCTGCTCCCGGACTCGGTCGTGAGCGTGGAGGCGCTGGGTGA
- a CDS encoding ATP-grasp domain-containing protein, producing the protein MVSRVRVWLNRTYAENVFFMDQLRSNPQRRAVEIHATHGDPDSPVLAAADTAAMEPDGLSPAAYVEYALDQCARHSVDVFVPVLHQPAIVAHRAEFAALGTALLAPSAEAVAVFQDKATAYQAVQAVGVPVPPWWRVRTPEELTEAVELLEADGHRACFKPAAGAGGVGFRVLTRTPFSMMHLSGFPSPYVPLDLVVEAMRETDEPVDWLVMPRLAEPEVSVDCLTGPDGVVRMAVGRTKNGRRRGFTLHPSWIEPARLLAEAFGLHYLTNIQFRMLGDEPVLMDVNTRPAGGLHQLAQCGVNAPWAAVQLALGEETGDLVPPILAPDYTVVAGPRPVRPVSLPQQRTDTAVPVTPVTAVPAAPPLPAVPAPAAQVTAAPASASAGAPTGASSAATAPA; encoded by the coding sequence ATGGTCTCTCGCGTACGCGTCTGGCTCAACCGCACGTACGCGGAGAACGTGTTCTTCATGGACCAGCTGCGAAGTAATCCGCAGCGCCGCGCGGTCGAGATCCATGCCACCCACGGTGACCCGGACTCCCCCGTACTGGCCGCCGCCGACACGGCCGCCATGGAGCCGGACGGTCTCTCCCCCGCCGCCTACGTCGAGTACGCGCTCGACCAGTGCGCGCGGCACTCCGTCGACGTGTTCGTGCCGGTCCTGCACCAGCCGGCGATCGTGGCGCACCGCGCGGAGTTCGCCGCGCTCGGTACGGCCCTGCTGGCGCCCTCCGCCGAGGCCGTGGCCGTCTTCCAGGACAAGGCGACCGCCTACCAGGCGGTGCAGGCCGTGGGCGTGCCCGTGCCCCCGTGGTGGCGGGTGCGCACCCCGGAGGAGCTGACCGAGGCGGTCGAGCTGCTGGAGGCCGACGGCCACCGGGCCTGCTTCAAGCCCGCGGCGGGCGCGGGCGGGGTGGGCTTCCGGGTCCTGACGCGCACCCCCTTCTCGATGATGCACCTCAGCGGCTTTCCCAGCCCGTACGTGCCCCTCGACCTGGTGGTGGAGGCGATGCGGGAGACCGACGAGCCCGTCGACTGGCTGGTCATGCCGCGGCTGGCGGAGCCGGAGGTGTCCGTGGACTGCCTGACCGGTCCGGACGGCGTGGTGCGCATGGCGGTCGGGCGCACCAAGAACGGCCGCCGCCGGGGCTTCACGCTCCATCCTTCGTGGATCGAGCCCGCGCGGCTGCTCGCGGAGGCGTTCGGGCTGCACTATCTGACGAACATTCAGTTCCGGATGCTCGGTGACGAGCCGGTCCTGATGGACGTCAACACCCGCCCGGCGGGCGGTCTGCACCAGCTCGCCCAGTGTGGCGTCAACGCCCCTTGGGCCGCTGTGCAGTTGGCCCTGGGTGAGGAGACGGGCGACCTCGTCCCGCCGATCCTCGCGCCGGACTACACCGTGGTGGCGGGCCCGCGTCCGGTGCGTCCCGTGTCGCTGCCGCAACAGCGGACCGACACGGCCGTCCCGGTCACCCCCGTCACTGCCGTTCCCGCCGCTCCCCCGCTGCCGGCCGTCCCGGCCCCCGCGGCGCAGGTGACGGCGGCCCCGGCGTCCGCCTCCGCCGGTGCGCCGACCGGTGCGAGCAGCGCCGCCACCGCTCCCGCCTGA
- a CDS encoding carbohydrate binding domain-containing protein, whose product MRITDLGRSRRRFFALLGTAALALAGAVALPTTAQAANILSNPGLESGSLSPWSCTGNLGSVVSSPVHGGSKALAGAVSSSDNAQCSQTVAVQPNTTYSLSGWVRGNYVYLGVDGGASTWTTSPSAYSQLSVSFTTGASQTSAKIYVHGWYAQGTYYADDISLDGPGGGGGSDTQAPTAPTNLTSTGKTSSTVSLSWGASSDNVGVSGYDVYSGSNQVLSVSGTSATVGGLSPSTAYTFTVKARDAAGNTSAASNSVSVTTSAGGGGTTGFKQAAPYLYLGWGDPPSATSVMSATGIKWYTMAFMLDSGGCNPAWDSSRPLTGGTDQTVINQIRSAGGDIVPSFGGWQGSKLGANCSSASALAGALQKVIDAYSLKAIDMDIENTDEFENEAVQAKILTALKTVKANNPGLRTIVTFGTSTTGPSYYGNRLIEQAQSLNAGIDVFTIMPFDFGGGSDMYGNTVNATEALKTKLKSTFGWDDATAYSHIGISGMNGLSDQQENTTPAIWTSIRDWANSHHIARLAYWAVNRDRSCPGGGVVSNCSGISQSTWQFTSITAGFTG is encoded by the coding sequence GTGCGCATCACCGACCTCGGACGTTCCAGACGTCGCTTCTTCGCTCTGCTCGGCACCGCCGCCCTGGCCCTGGCCGGGGCGGTCGCCCTGCCCACCACGGCCCAGGCGGCCAACATCCTCTCCAACCCCGGCCTGGAGTCGGGCAGTCTCTCCCCCTGGTCCTGCACGGGGAATCTCGGCTCGGTCGTCTCCAGCCCCGTGCACGGAGGCTCCAAGGCCCTCGCGGGCGCGGTCAGTTCGAGTGACAACGCCCAGTGCAGCCAGACCGTCGCGGTGCAGCCGAACACCACGTACAGCCTCTCCGGCTGGGTGCGTGGCAACTACGTCTACCTCGGCGTGGACGGCGGTGCCTCGACCTGGACCACCTCCCCGTCGGCCTACAGTCAGCTCTCGGTGTCCTTCACCACCGGGGCCTCGCAGACCAGCGCCAAGATCTACGTCCACGGCTGGTACGCGCAGGGCACCTACTACGCGGACGACATCAGCCTCGACGGTCCGGGCGGCGGGGGCGGCTCCGACACCCAGGCGCCGACCGCTCCGACGAACCTGACCTCCACCGGCAAGACCTCGTCGACCGTGTCGCTGTCGTGGGGCGCGTCGAGCGACAACGTCGGCGTCAGCGGGTACGACGTCTACAGCGGCTCGAACCAGGTGCTCAGCGTCTCCGGCACCAGCGCTACGGTCGGCGGGCTGTCGCCGAGCACGGCGTACACCTTCACGGTGAAGGCGCGGGACGCGGCCGGGAACACCTCCGCGGCCTCGAACTCCGTGAGCGTGACGACGAGCGCGGGCGGTGGCGGCACCACCGGCTTCAAGCAGGCCGCGCCCTACCTCTACCTCGGCTGGGGCGACCCGCCGAGCGCGACCTCGGTGATGAGCGCGACCGGGATCAAGTGGTACACGATGGCGTTCATGCTCGACTCGGGCGGCTGCAACCCCGCCTGGGACAGCAGCCGGCCGCTGACCGGCGGCACCGACCAGACCGTCATCAACCAGATCCGCTCCGCGGGCGGTGACATCGTCCCGTCGTTCGGCGGCTGGCAGGGCAGCAAGCTCGGCGCCAACTGCTCCTCCGCGAGCGCCCTGGCGGGTGCGCTGCAGAAGGTGATCGACGCCTACAGCCTCAAGGCGATCGACATGGACATCGAGAACACCGACGAGTTCGAGAACGAGGCCGTCCAGGCGAAGATCCTGACCGCGCTGAAGACCGTGAAGGCCAACAATCCCGGCCTGCGCACGATCGTCACCTTCGGCACCTCGACGACCGGTCCGTCGTACTACGGCAACCGGCTCATCGAGCAGGCCCAGTCGCTCAACGCCGGGATCGACGTCTTCACGATCATGCCCTTCGACTTCGGCGGCGGCTCCGACATGTACGGCAACACCGTCAACGCCACCGAGGCGCTGAAGACCAAGCTGAAGTCGACCTTCGGCTGGGACGACGCCACCGCGTACTCCCACATCGGCATCTCGGGCATGAACGGCCTGTCCGACCAGCAGGAGAACACGACCCCGGCCATCTGGACGTCGATCCGTGACTGGGCGAACAGCCACCACATCGCCCGGCTCGCCTACTGGGCGGTCAACCGCGACCGGTCCTGCCCCGGGGGCGGCGTGGTGAGCAACTGCTCCGGCATCAGCCAGAGCACCTGGCAGTTCACCTCCATCACCGCCGGGTTCACCGGCTGA